The Deltaproteobacteria bacterium sequence TATAATACAAAAATCAGAATATATCAAAATTTATGGGAAGTTAACAAAAAACCCCCGCTCTGGGGGCTTTTTGGAAAGTGGGTTTGCAGACTACTGATTACGGAGATACGGAATCATTTAGCCCATTGATATGGTTTGTTAAATCAAGACAGCTCGTAATTTTTCTCATTGTTATTGAAAAATTAGCACCATCTTTTGTGTATGGAGCGTTGCCGACGCCCGCCGATTCGAATCCCCTCCGAGGCATTAGATCAGCAACATTGGCGACGAATCTGTATCCGTTTTCGATCTTGATAGGCGTTCCACTTGTTCGATAAAGACCGGCGCTCAATTGTATGTCAACGCTTCTGCATGTAGCATCTGTAATGTTAGGATCTGTACAGCCTATTAGGGATTGATTCCGGCGATGGCCAGGTTCTGCTACGGTATAGTTGGCACACACTACCGTTACTTTATCACTTGTAACGAAATAAATATTATCAGCAGGGCCGGCGGGACCGATGGCACCCGGATCTCCTTTGTCACCTTTTGGGCCTTGTACGCCCGCTGGGCCTTGTGGTCCGGGGACTCCTTTCAATTGCAGGATTTGAGCGATGTCGGGACATTTCGTTATGTCCTGGCAGAGATTTGATTTTCCTGGCACAGGAAAAAATTTCTGTGCCAAGGCATCGCCTTTCACCAATATCAGTCCCATCGCGAGGACTAATGAGGAAAGAAGGACTTTTTTATATGGCCATTCATAGGGCCTCCTTTGTTTGTTGTTTCGTTCGAAACTTGAACAGTGCAAAGGACGGGCCAAAGAATTTTTCAATTTCAAAAAAATAAAGTCGACGAAAAAACAAAGGGTTGCAATTTTCTGAGCTGAGCTGGGTATTTTTCTACTTAAATTATCAAAATGGAAGTCGGAATTTTGACGCTCCGGGGTCGTTTCTTGCGTTTCTGTTTTGTTGTGTTACTGTTCACTCATGACCGTCAAGGATTTGAAGAAACTGGTGGAGTATTGGGTTGAGATGTCCTCTGGCGATATGCAGGTGGCTCGCAGTTTGTTGAAATCAAAACATTATTCCTACTGTTTATTTTTCTGTCATTTAGCAATTGAAAAAACACTGAAGGCGCTGGTTGTTGCAAGGATTCGCGATCATGCGCCATGGACACACAATCTTTCTTTTTTGGCCGGCAAGGCGGATTTGACTCTGGATGACAAGGCCGATGTGGAGTTTCTTTCTGAAATGACAAGATGGAATCTTGAGGCAAGGTATCCCGCCGACTTGGAAGCAATGAAAAAGTTGATTAATGTGGACGTGACGAAAGGGCTTTTTTCAAAAACGGAGAAGTTTATTATATGGTTAAAGCGGCAATTGCCAAAAAATTATTAAAATATCGTGATCTTCTGAAACAAAAAGGGTTGCCCGTTGAAGGAATGCTTTTGTTCGGTTCTCAAGTATCTGGAAAATCAGGATCGGAAAGCGATATTGATGTGTGTATTATTCTTTCCCGCCCGGAAGGCAATCGTATTCAGGAAGGAAAAAGACTCCATCTTTTAGCATTGCAAATTGATCCTCGAATCGAACCCGTTTTTTTTTCCCGCAAACAGTATCAAGAGGACAAAATTTCCCCTCTGTTACACGAGATCCGAAAAAACGGAATCAAACTTTCTTGAAAGAAATTTCGCTTTGACACCTCACAACTTCTTAATATCCTTCACTTTCAGCTGGATGGTGGTTTTGTCTTGGTAGGTGTTCCATTGGGGGACGAAGGCTACGTCGCCTTTTTCGGGTGTTTGGGGGTGGGAGTCGACCATGTTAAAGGCGATGGCGTTGAGTTGGGTGAAATTATCCGAAACTCTGAACTTCAAATGTTTTTCTCCCACCACTCGCATGTCTTGAAATTGAAGTTGCCGAGTTGCAAAAACCGGTTCGGGATTTTTGATTCCGAAAGGTTTGAGTGTTTGAATCTCTTTTAATAAATTGTCGTGGATTTCGGAGAGTTGAAGTTCGCAGTCGACACGCAGTGTGGGGGTGGAAGGATTTTCGGTCATTTTTCGTTCCAGAACATTTGCAAAACGTTCTTCAAAATTTTTGATCTGAGCGGTTTTCAGTGTGAGGCCGGCCGCACTCGCGTGTCCTCCAAATTGTTCCAGAAGATCTTTGCACTCCTCCAAAATTTCGACAATATGAAGACCGGAAATGCTTCGCGCAGAACCCCTTGCCACTTCTCCCGAAAGACTCAAAGCGATGGATGGAGTATAAAATTTCTCGGTCAACTTGGAGGCGATGAGTCCCACAATGCCCGGATGCCAATCGGGGGACGCGACAACC is a genomic window containing:
- a CDS encoding nucleotidyltransferase domain-containing protein encodes the protein MVKAAIAKKLLKYRDLLKQKGLPVEGMLLFGSQVSGKSGSESDIDVCIILSRPEGNRIQEGKRLHLLALQIDPRIEPVFFSRKQYQEDKISPLLHEIRKNGIKLS
- a CDS encoding HEPN domain-containing protein, with product MTVKDLKKLVEYWVEMSSGDMQVARSLLKSKHYSYCLFFCHLAIEKTLKALVVARIRDHAPWTHNLSFLAGKADLTLDDKADVEFLSEMTRWNLEARYPADLEAMKKLINVDVTKGLFSKTEKFIIWLKRQLPKNY
- a CDS encoding collagen-like protein, with product MKLKNSLARPLHCSSFERNNKQRRPYEWPYKKVLLSSLVLAMGLILVKGDALAQKFFPVPGKSNLCQDITKCPDIAQILQLKGVPGPQGPAGVQGPKGDKGDPGAIGPAGPADNIYFVTSDKVTVVCANYTVAEPGHRRNQSLIGCTDPNITDATCRSVDIQLSAGLYRTSGTPIKIENGYRFVANVADLMPRRGFESAGVGNAPYTKDGANFSITMRKITSCLDLTNHINGLNDSVSP